GCCGCGCGGCAACCGAAGTAGGAGGAGCGCGAGTACCTCTATGGATCTGGCTCAACTCGTGCCCGATTGGATTCGCAGCCTGTCAGCATACCCACCGGGTATGCCGATTGAAGAACTCGAGCGCGAGTACAGCATCTACGATTCGATCAAGCTGGCCTCCAACGAGAATCCGCTCGGTCCTTCGCCCAAGGCCGTGGCCGCGGTGGCGAAGGTGTTGTCGCAGATGCACCGTTACCCCGACGGCGGGTGTCACTACCTGCGGCGGGCGCTGGCGCAGCGGCTCGGCGTCGCGCCCGAAGCGCTGATCTTCGGCAACGGCTCGAACGAAATCATCGAACTGGTCGTGCGCACGGTCTTGTGCCGCGGCGAGCACGCGGTGATGGCCGATCAGGCCTTCGTGATCTATCGCATGGTCGTGCAAGCCGCCGGTGGGCGCAGCACGATCGTGCCGCTGCGCAACTTCACGCATGATCTCGAAGCGATCGCCGAGGCCATCACCCCGTCGACGCGGCTGGTGTTCCTCGCCAACCCCAACAATCCGACCGGGACCATCTTCTTTCGCGAGCAGTGGCGCGAGTTCCTCGCGGCGGTGCCGACCAACGTCGTCATCGTGCTCGACGAAGCGTACGCCGAGTTCGTCGAGGATCCCGAATATCCCGACTCGCTCGCCGACCTCGGCTCGGATCGTCTGCTCATCGTGCTGCGTACCTTCTCGAAGATTTACGGACTGGCGGCGCTGCGCATCGGCTATGGGGTGGCGCGCCCGGAGCTCATCGAGCTGATCAATCGCGTGCGGCAGCCATTCAACGTCGGCACCCTGGCGCAGGTCGGCGCGCTTGCGGCGCTCGACGATCTCGATCACGTCGCCGCAACGCGCCGCACCAATCGCGAGGGTTTGGCTTTCTTGCGCGCCGCATGCGAGCGCCTCGGCATCGCCTATGTTCCGAGCTGGGCGAACTTCCTGCTCATCGACGTCGGCAACGGTGCGCGGGTTTACGAGCGTCTATTGCGCGAAGGTGTGATCGTGCGGCCAATGGCGTTCTACGGATTGCCTGACCAAATTCGGGTCACTATCGGCTTGCCAGCGGAGAACGAGCGCTTCGTGACCGCGCTCGAAAAAGTTCTCCGCGCGGGAGGGGCGGGTGCCGCGCCTTTTTGAGCGAGCCGCGATTGCCGGCGTCGGATTGATCGGCGGATCGCTTGCATTGGCGGCGCGCCGCGCCGGTTTGATCGGCGAAGTGGTCGGTCTGGCGCGGCGTGCGGAGACGCTCGCCGAGGCCAAACAGCGCGGCCTGGTCGATCGCGCCACCAACGATCCAGCCGACGCCGCGCGCGGCGCCGATCTGCTCGTGCTCGCCGTGCCGGTGCGCGCCATCGCCGGCGTCGCACGCGCCTGTGTGCCGACACTCGCAACCGGTGCGGTCATCACCGACGCCGGCAGCGTGAAAGCGATCGTGGTGCGCGAGTTGGAAGCGGTCGCGGCGGCTGGGCAGCACGTCGTCGGCGCCCATCCTATCGCCGGCACCGAGGACACTGGCCCGGCGGCGGCGACGGCGGATCTGTTTCGCGATCAACTCTGCATCCTGACGCCAACGGCGCGCACTGACACCGCCGCCGCCGACCGCATCCAAGCGCTGTGGGAAGGCGTCGGCATGCGGGTCACGCGCATGACACCGGAGCGCCACGATGAAGTCCTCGCCGCGGTGAGCCACCTGCCGCATGTGATCGCCTTTGCCCTCATGAACGCCATCGCCGCCGCCGGTGGCGACCTCCCGCACTACAGCGGTGGTAGCTTGCGTGATGCGACGCGCGTAGCCGCGAGCTCGGTCGACATGTGGCGC
This region of Deltaproteobacteria bacterium genomic DNA includes:
- a CDS encoding histidinol-phosphate transaminase, producing the protein MDLAQLVPDWIRSLSAYPPGMPIEELEREYSIYDSIKLASNENPLGPSPKAVAAVAKVLSQMHRYPDGGCHYLRRALAQRLGVAPEALIFGNGSNEIIELVVRTVLCRGEHAVMADQAFVIYRMVVQAAGGRSTIVPLRNFTHDLEAIAEAITPSTRLVFLANPNNPTGTIFFREQWREFLAAVPTNVVIVLDEAYAEFVEDPEYPDSLADLGSDRLLIVLRTFSKIYGLAALRIGYGVARPELIELINRVRQPFNVGTLAQVGALAALDDLDHVAATRRTNREGLAFLRAACERLGIAYVPSWANFLLIDVGNGARVYERLLREGVIVRPMAFYGLPDQIRVTIGLPAENERFVTALEKVLRAGGAGAAPF
- a CDS encoding prephenate dehydrogenase/arogenate dehydrogenase family protein — its product is MPRLFERAAIAGVGLIGGSLALAARRAGLIGEVVGLARRAETLAEAKQRGLVDRATNDPADAARGADLLVLAVPVRAIAGVARACVPTLATGAVITDAGSVKAIVVRELEAVAAAGQHVVGAHPIAGTEDTGPAAATADLFRDQLCILTPTARTDTAAADRIQALWEGVGMRVTRMTPERHDEVLAAVSHLPHVIAFALMNAIAAAGGDLPHYSGGSLRDATRVAASSVDMWRDILFANREAIDHALTGFTAEVDRVRDAIRRGDEAALTELLTRARVARRGWKA